The Lepus europaeus isolate LE1 chromosome 1, mLepTim1.pri, whole genome shotgun sequence genome contains the following window.
TTACCTTTGTTTATCACTAATATCTCATCCCTGGCaggttaaataaaaattatgagatTCAccctcttaagaaaaaaatactttgaattttTCAGACAGAAACTTTTAGTTATGATAGGATATATGAAGTAATGCTCCCCCAAATTATTAAGAGCATTTTTAATTACTgtttaatttgataattttgcCATTTCTTTGAATCATTTTTCGTTCACACACTTGTTTATTTTCTACATTCCAGAATCCATAGAGATTTCTGCAATACAAAAGATATCATTACATTGCCTTTGAGCTTCTCCCCTCCTTTGTATGGATATAATATTTACTATTCTTGGTAAGGCTGGTTTATACATCCATTTGATTCCTAGGGCTTCCATTGATACTTTTCTCATTGCATGCTGCTATACTATGAAgaatgtattttttccttttttttccacaaGTTGAGGAATCTTTTTTCTTCTGTCAATATTCCCAAggtacaaaaacttgttaaggatccattaaacaataaacaaatcttaattgAGTGAATGAATCATGCAATCAGTGTGAAGTATGATGCTTTAAAGTAAAATCGGACATTAATTTAAGATGAAAATTTTACAGAAGAAtatactcttttatttttacagTATCGCAAATGtaatcttcttaatttttttttagcaaaagtaACTTAGCATCTGGTAGCAGCTGAGTAAACAATCCAGACAGCATAGTACAAGGAAGTTTTTAGCTCTGAATGCATGCACACCcagatttgttcatttttaggTGTTCCATATGTTTTAATATGGAAAGAGATTATTATGACTACATtcaaaatacatttctaaaatcATATAGTTTTAGAATAACAAcatatttcttagaaaaataaaaatgtttttctttatattaactcACTAATTATAGGTATTAAAGAACATTATATGTTTTAGAGCGATGGTATTGATATTTCAAAAACAATcttcattatataaaattatatagctTATAACATTTCAATTCTTACTAAAACAGTTGAtaggaaatgaaaacatacattaTTTGAAATGAGTAAAATCACAGActgaaatttagaaatatatagAAAGTCAAAATCAAttgtatagtattttttttcttttttttcaattgtaTAGTATTAAATGAAGTCATTTTGATTATTTAGAACCAATTTTTCACTTCTATATGAATCATATATTTAGAGTAATTGGCaataaaacaaaagttttaatttttaaaataaatttgatgcTCTAAAATTAAGATCAGCATCAACATTTTATAGTAAATTACCCTGATATAATCCCTTCTATTCCAGAAGAAGTATTTGTCAATGATTAcaacattcaaagaaaaaatgttttccagCATGAAATTAGGAAGGATGGAATTCATATCATTTTAGGCTTTATAATACATGTTAACAACTAAAGCACTCAAAATACACAATTTGGGTTAACAAATGGAAAATTAGCTGCTCTGATCTCAGTGAAATTCAAGAAGTTGATATGCTGTAGCTATCAAAATTTCCAGCATTAATATTTCGTGTAATACCTGGAATTCCTTCGTTCATATAAAAGTCAGTATATTAAATAACAAGATTGAAACCTACTTATGTactatttaagtatttttaagagaTTCTTATAGGGTACATTTATCCAAAAATATCTTCTATTGTTGAATAATCAGTATGAGCttcaaatcttaagaaaaacatTAGATTCAAatttgcatggattttaaaaagtattttcacaTCAATAATTGAAAATTcttggaattaaaatatttgattaaagAGATAAATATATAGATTAAGAGATTTAATGggtatgttttgttgtttttactaAGAATCATATCaatatcaatttttttcagtGCAAAACagtggagaaaagaaatgattcAGTTACTTCAGTTGCTTCTTCAGAGTTAAAATTGTGAGTAAAAGAAGGAACACTTATTTGGATTAGAATCAGAACAGAGAATGGAATATTTTTGTTCATGtcttacagaattttttaaagcaattctCCTGCTGATACTGGTGCCTCCAAATTTAAAAGCTAAAATAAGAGTTAAAGGACATAAAAGATTTCCCTAAGTTGAGGCTGAGTTTAAAAAAGTCTAGCAAGAACATGACAAAGCATATATTACAATAAAAATCTACAGgctaataatataatttaaaatgatagTCAAACCTGAAGAACACAAGACTACTAAAAGGAACAGTAATAGTAAAGCACTTTCTTCAGATTACCTTACTCACCTCCTATTAATAGTATTTTCTTGAGAGCATGCTACCTATATATCTGATTAAAGTGATTAAAGTGCTCTCTGCTAAAATTTTGAGGAAAGTTTCCATGAGGAATTGGAAATATCATTATCCCATTTTATAGACCTGCTTATCAAAGTTCCTTATTGTGAGACTGACATTATAACTAAGAAGGTttgtaaaaggaaaaattaagaaaataaatgatgaaaagCTCAGATAAATCAGTAGGAAGCAACAACCCAACAATATGAATAAAGGAATTTTACTGTGAGAAGAGAATAACTTACAAACATATATCTaatgtcattaaaaaataaaatctattctagaagtaggcattgtggtgcagtgggttttgccaccacttgggatgtccacatgcaATATCGGAGTGCATAGTTAGAGTACCCGCTACTccgtactttggatccagtttcctgctaatatgcctgggaggcaacagatgatgacccaagtgcttgggttgctgccacccacatgggagacccagacgcagtttcttgctcctggctttgggatacagtggccctggttgctgtggatattttgggagtaagccagcaaatggaagatcactttctctctatttcttcctctccatcaTTCTGTCATTctaactttttaataaataatttagataaatattttcaaatgtattctAATTTTTGCTTAATGGATTTGCAATTTAATCAATAATGGATTCAAGAAAATAGGACACTAATTCTTTTGgtaaacatataaatatacatcACCTTTTAAGAGTAATTGGAGAGTGCCAGTGCTGTAatacagctggttaaagcccccgcctgcaaaAACGTTatcccatagaggtgccagttcatgtcctggctactccttttcTGGTCTTACTCTCTTGCAATGCCCtgtgaaagaaatggaaaatggcccaagtacttgggcccctgtacccatgtgggaaacctggaggaagctcctggctcctggcttcggatcagctcagttctggccattgcagccatttggggagtgaaccaacagatggaagagctttctctctctgtgcctatctctctctgtaactctgtctttaaaataaaaaattttttttaaaaaaaagagtaattggagtagtgtcttttaaaatttaaaatgtatattctaaTAGCCTGAGGGAATAAACAATTTTGTTTAAACAGAAATGCAGACACACATAAGAATTatagtatttataaaatatttatttataaaatattattatattattgtttatttttttgacaggcagagtggacagtgagagaaagagagaaacagagagaaaggtcttcctttccgttggttcaccccctcaatggccgctgcggccagcgcactgcggccgttgcactgcggccggcgcaccgtgctgatccgaagccaggagcccggtgcttctcctggtctcccatgtgggtgcagggcccaaggacttgggccatcctccactgccttcctgggccacagcagagagctggactggaagaggagcaaccaggacagaatccggtccctgaccggactagaacccggggtgccggcgccgcaggcagaggattagcctggtgagccgcaggGCCAgcctatattattatttataaaaacaaatagccAAAGACAACTAAAATGTCAATCAATAAAAGACTAACTAAAGTGACTATGTCCATAATGGAGTACGCTTCAGGTTTTCCTTAAGAgtgatatttgaaaatatacatacattataTGCATGTTATTTTTCAACTATTTCAGTAATTATtcccaaaaattttaaaattcatttaaagacatactttgaatttactCTATAATTatcagcttaaccctccactaaataaagaattcaagaagcagtaagtagaaaaaaccactattcattctggcctcagaatcaacacttaaggcatttggatctggctaaaaaaaccatgagagtatctcaggcatggaaagccaagacactgtggcaaaaaaaaaaaaaaaagatctaaatgaaagatctctgtgagtgagatcctggtggaaaggggcatcaaaaaaggaggtaccttgctttgaaaggaggagagaacttccactttgactatggccttgtctaaataagattggagtttgtgaactcaagaggcttccataaccttgacagcttatgacaagagccttgggtgatccttgacgtcataaataagagtgtcaattgttaaattaacaacaggagtcactgtgcctttgctcctcatgcaggacctctgtccttaatatgttgtgctatgagaattaatggtaaaactagtcttcaaacaatattttatactttatgtatctgtgtgggttcaaactgttaaaatctttacttagtatagagttgatcttctgtatataaagataattaaaaatgaagctttGGGGcctgtgacatcccatatgggcgctcctcttccagtccagctctatgctgctcctcttccagtccagctctatgctgtggcccgggaaggcggtggaggatggcccaagtgcttgggcacctgcgcccatgtcagaaaccaggaggaagcacctggctcctggcttcagatcagcgcagcgccggccgtagcggccattttggggggtgaaccaacggaaggaagacctacctctctgtctctctctctcactgtctaactctatctgtcaaataaaaaaaaaaaaatgaagcttaatgaagaatgggatgagagagggagtaggaggtaggatggtttgagggtgggagggcgggtatggagggaagaaatggtataatccaaaagttgtgaaatttatatttattaaataaaagccttcattaaaaaaaaaaaaaaaaaaaaacattgttactCAAGAGTGTAGACAAAGACAACAAGCAAAAACCAaacttcaaaatgtcaatttcactcacatacattacatttttttacaCTCTGTATATCAGTTAcaacaaatcagggaaaacacatgatatttgactttttgggactggcttatttcactaaggatatcattgtaaaaattaaaagaaaaataaaaaaagtaggaagaggcaaggtgggagagagggagtgatggAAGGAGGGTCaggagggtgggaaatatcactaggctctatatatataaactatatatatgaaatttgttctctttatgtaaataaaaagtaaaatattcatttaaagaaCGTATCTCTGGTTTACAAAATTTGATAACAGTGGTTAAAGTAAATATACAAGTCTTTCTTTTTAGAGgacaataaattataaatttgtgACAAAGGGAAGGAGTTTTTCTACTCTTTCTGaactcttttaattttctttaagattttttaaaaatttaattaacagGTAAAAGCTAAACATACTTATGGTGTACAGTTTGATAATTCAATAGatgtatacaatgtataatgatcaaatcaggataattaacatttatgtctcctcaaacatttgtcctttctcttttattttttaaataattaagctTTTATTAGTAGAAAGATCATATTTCATgtggttcatagatacaattctaagaagttCAACTACAatttatagttttttcataaatcaATTGACTTTCTAGACAGATTATAGCTTTTCTGCCCTTTCATCTTTGGAAATTTGTCTCAGAATAAACAGCAATGGTTTCTAGGCATTGGTGGGTGAGAGAGATGAACAAGAGAGCCACAGAGGATGTCCAGGGCAAGCAAAATCTCCCCTTTATGATACTAAAATGATGAACGCATATAATTATACATTTATCAAAAACAATAGAATACAGAACACCAAAAATAAACTCTAGTGTAAATTATGGACTATGGAAAAAATTCTGATATATATTACATACACAGATAATAAGAATCAAAAAGATCCATACATATATTGCCGAACATTTAATCAaactatatatatagagagagagagacatacatgtacatatatatctgaatgtgtgtgtgatatacatatttacatacaaATATATGATTTTATGCATGGATGTGGGTGTGTAAATGTTTAATATTCCAGAATCATGTGCAGACcatgaaatcattaaaataaagtgACATCACAAAGTTATCTGACTTTCCCATTAAAATCTGCCTGTAATGTGCATGTCCCTCTTTATCCTGGGGCTAAAAATATATCAATCTCTCGTTTAATATTGAACAATTTATAAGCCCCCATTGATCAAACTGGAGAGGCAGTCTAGCATAGTGATCTAAGAATGCAGATCCTAGAGCTAGAAAACTCAGATTTAAATCCTCATTAGATACAGGACTTTGAGAAAATCATTTGATTACTGCGTACTTCAATTTCTCTTCTGTAAATTagcaccccgacggggactagaaccccaatgtgctggcgccgcaggtggaggattagcctattgagccacggcgccagcccttgctgtatatatttatgtatgtgtgcataaaAAAATGTGGAATCAGTAGTATGCATTAAATGGAATTATACATGTATGCAACATACTGAAATAACTTGGTTTTCCTGTAATATTATTTAggatttaaatttaaatgccctAGTTCTACATTCTTACTCCCAagaaactctttaaaaaacaaaataaaatgggagatatctctctctctgtctctctttcctgcctattaaataaataaaataaatattaaaattatcaaaataaataaaaacacccaAATGCATTCAGGTATCAAAGGAAAATTTTAATCAAGGTAAGTATTTTGTAACAAACACAAAGACCTTAATACATACATTTATAAGATTTTCCTCCCAGGAAATCTaagcatatttttctctttgtccaAGTCAGATATCCTTGAAAAACTGATTCTACATGCCAGTGATGAAATTTCACAGAATTTGAAAGATGAACAATGCTGATCAGCAAAACTACCACCACAACTCTAATCCTGCCAGCTTGTTTCCTAATTCCATCACCATGGAACAATGAAGAATACAAAACATCAATGCATAGCTATCCCTAATTAAATTTGCATTCTTTGGAAAGAGAAATTTCAATTCTATAAGCGAGGGAACCTTGAGCAATAGAAATAAGGGGTCTACCCATTTGCTGAATATCCTTTATAAGCACAGCCAGCCCAAGATGATTTATACACTTGTAGACTTTTGCAATGTTTTCCCAAGTGGAATTACAGTTTCCATGTGAAAAAAAAGGGCAAAACATAGAACTACGTTTATCTGGAAAAGAGTATGCTGTGATTCAGCACATCCTAGTGTCTCAGATGCGAGGTACTTCAACATGCATTTGTTTATACCACACCTTTCAAAAAAAGCATTAGAATTTGTTATTAGGCTAAGAAAACAGCTTAGAATTTGTTATTAGGCTAAGAAATTTTAGTATTGAAAACTGAAATAATGcaaaattcattgttttttaatcTCAAGTTTACACttccatataatatatattcactcaatcaaaatattatttactcCAACTATATAACAAACATGTTTCCACATTTAAGGGTGTATAAAACACACATGCACCTACCCTCAAGTAGCTTGAAGTTCAAAGGATATAAAGtaaacatattaataaatatttacttgttgATTCTGATGCatgcaatgaaaataaaagttatgAAGAAACAAGCTCACTCAGGCTGTGTGGTCAAGGAAAGGGTCTAGAAGAAAGAGTGCTTGAAACTAAGACCAGCAAGAGTGGCAAGCAGATTGTCAGCAAACTGTGGGGACAACAGCATGTGTGAGGGCCTTGGGTCTGAAAACTATTTGACATCTTTGAAGAACTAAAAGAACAATGGTAGAACCTTAGTGAAAAATGAGAAGGGGGCGTGGATGAGAAGGTCAGGTCCAGATACTCTTGCTCCTTGCTGCCCAAGAAATGTCTTCGCTTTCAGAATATGCCTTGCGCATGACTCGGCTGAGTGCCCGGCTGTTTGGAGAAGTTGCCAGGCCCACTGATTCCAAGTCTATGAAAGTGGTGAAACTGTTCAGTGAGCAGCCGCTGGCCAAGAGGAAGGAGACTTACGACTGGTATCCCAATCACAACACGTACTTTGCGCTCATGGGGATCCTCCGTTTTCATGGCCTCTACAGAGATGAGCACCAAGATTTTAAGGAGGAGCAAGTACGTCTGAAGAAGCTTCGTGGGAAGGGGAAACCCaggaaaagagaagggaaaagagcCACAAAGAAGAAGTAGTGTTGACCTTGGAGAGAGGACTGCTCAGCGACGGAGAGGAGAGCGTGTGTGTCTGCACGCGGATGCCTCGTTCCCCACGAAGCTTAGCTGGAGGAACACAGTCCCCTCCATGCCCACGTCTAACCCAGGGAAGCACTCTAATTCTGCAGAGTTACTCGGTGTTGGTTTTACAATCTCATGTTCACCTAACTAATGAAATGGATGTATAAATTACTGTCTGATGACTTGTTTGGGGCGGGAGTAGAGGGAAGCCTCCTTGAGTGTCAGAGTTTCCTCCTCACTCTTCCTGCCGCCCCACCAACGTAACCCTGACTTCTTTCCTCTCTGGCCGTTCAGCCACTGTCTCCACCTCCAAGCCCACaaactctgcctctccacctaCTCCTCTGAGAATATAAGAAATGGTGGATTAAAACACCTGAAAGAGTATTGAATACCTGTTTACCGTGCAGAAGGTATTGGGCCCTAGTAGTGCAGTGGTTAACAAGAGAAGTAATCCTTATCTCatagaactttcaatcctatGGAAGAGACTACTACTTAATACAATTACTACTATTACAATTGTATTAAATGCTACAAAAGAAAAAGCCAGACTCAGGCCagcgcctgccatgccagcatcccacgtgggtgctggttcgagtcctggctgctccacttccgatccagctctctgctatggcctgggaaggcagtggaggatggcccaggtccttgggcccctgcacccacatggggaatgggggaagctcctggcttctggctttggattggtgcagctcccgttgcggccatttggggaatgagcaagtggatggaagacacctctctctctctctctctctctctctctctctctccctccctctccctctctccatctccctccttccctcccccccctttgtaattctgactttcaaataaataaatctttaaaaaaagaaaaaaatgagaaggggccagcacagtgggttaacgccctggcctgaagcgccagcatcacatataggtgctggttcgagacccagctgctccacttccaatccagctctctgctatggcctgggaaaacagtggaagatggcccaaatccttgggcctctgcaccagtgtgggagacccggaagaagcgcctggctcctggctttggatcagtgcagctctgtctgttgcagccaattggggagtggaccatcagatggaagatctctctctttctctctctctgcctctcctctctctgtgtaactctgactttccaataaataaataaatctttaaaaaaaatgagaatagtcCCATGCTAACATGGAGGAAAAGGTATGGACAGTTGAATTCAGGTCCTTAAGGCTAGCTGTTTTAATCAGAGGaataacattttcaaatttaaaatatgaaataatcacACTAAAAAGAGTTACAAAGGGGGCAAGAATAGAAGAAGGGTTACAAATCCAAAATGAGAGGAACAAGGTGAAAAAcactaagatttctttattttactgataACTTTAGGCGTCAGTCTTGTGTTTTTCCTGTACAATCAATAGAAATGAAActcactggccggcgccgtggctcaacaggctaatcctccaccttgcggcgccggcacactgggttctagtcccggtcggggcaccgatcctgtcccggttgcccctcttccaggccagctctctgctgtggccagggagtgcagtggaggatggcccaagtgcttgggccctgcaccccatgggagaccaggagaagcacctggctcctgccatcggaacagcgcggtgcgccggccgcagcgcgctaccgcggtggccattggagggtgaaccaacggcaaaaggaagacctttctctctgtctctctctcactgtccactctgcctgtcaaaaataaaaaattaaaaaaaaaaagaaatgaaactcacTTAACTCTGGAAACCCTGTTCTGAACAGTTGTCAACAATAAATGAAAACCACTGTCTGTCCATGTTTTAGCTATATCAATGACATTTCCCATTTTCATAGGAAGTATAATTCTTCTGAGAACCAAATAAGAAATTTAGAGATCAACTTTGATTTAAGTCATTTAACAGTTATTGATGTGTCTCACTGTAGTTGCACAATTATTCTGCAAAGTGGAACAGTTACATAAATTTGTCATAGCCACCACCTTTCACCACTAGAAAAGTGGAAGCCACAGAGGTGGTTTAACTCCTCTCTGAATACACGGTATTATTGCTGACCCAGCAACTAAGTTCTGGCTTTGACTTTGACCTAATTCTCTTAGATCTACCATCTTTCCATATTCTCATTCTTGCCCTTCCAATTTAGCATACGACTGATCCTGGATTACTTTGAGCCTTAGCTTCCTGCTGGGTGCTAATCAAACATGTAAACATGGTCAAGAAAGGAAACAtttcatggattagaaaaaaaTTCCCGGCCTGCgtcaaggctcactaggctaatcctccgcctgcggcgccggcacacggggttctagtcctggttggggtgccggattctgtcctggttgctctcttccagtccagctctctgctggcagtggaggatgacccaagtgcttgggccctgcacctgcttgggagaccaggaggaagcacctggctcctggctttggatccgcgcagtgccggctgtggcagccatttgggaagtgaaccaatggaaggaagacctttctctctgtctctctctcactatctaactctgcctatcaaaaaaaattccttaagaaaatatataggcaattgatttttttatttcatttttgtgctttgatctattttttagttattttcacATAGAACcaaatttaatttttgcaattaaAGACCTACAAACCTACTTTTTAGAACCAAAGATTATTGAAGAATTCTGATGCTTGGAAAAGAGCCACTCCAGTGTTATCctgagaagaaaaaggagaaggggTAAAAATGCCTGCTACCATCACATCATGAAGGCTACCCAAACCAAACATGAGTAACATATCTCTATGCCAAATTTATGGTATGttaatttttagaaatggaaaattcatataTATGTGCAGACTCTTCAGCCTCCTCATAGAAGTCTGGTTCTATCATTCAGTCTCAAAGAGAAGCAAGAAGCCAACCGGAAAGCATGTCACCCATTTTGATACTAAAAGTCTTTATTGTCTCAAGCCTCCAAGAAAGAAGTAGCTAATATAGTGGAAATGTCATTAACCAAGATCAAGTTTCTAGAGTTTTACAACTTTAAAGAACTTGCTTAACACTACAAATTTACGTTATCCATTTATTCAAATAAGCTGACTAAAGCCTATTACTATATACTTGGCAATTTGTCATATTACATGTGGTAACAGATCCTGGCTTTCATATAACTCATGTACTGTCTACATTGTAAGCACTCATTGAGATTATCTGTTCTGTTGTCGGTTGCTGTTGCAGTTATAGTTGTCTCATATGCTGAGAGTCCTTTGCTCCGCATTGTTGTAGCTACCATCTGAGGGTCCTAGCAGGTCTTTACACAACCTCCACAGATCTCCTAAACAATTGCTGAGTCCTTGGTTAAATATTCAAACATCTGTTGAACTTTTACTATGACTGCATATTCCCCTAAGTGATTTTCCTCCAGTGACCAATATAGACCAAAATTCTTCACCACTCACCTCTCATGCAGTAAGCTCTACCTACCCACTGTAGTATAAGGA
Protein-coding sequences here:
- the LOC133766049 gene encoding small ribosomal subunit protein mS33-like, which translates into the protein MSSLSEYALRMTRLSARLFGEVARPTDSKSMKVVKLFSEQPLAKRKETYDWYPNHNTYFALMGILRFHGLYRDEHQDFKEEQVRLKKLRGKGKPRKREGKRATKKK